A genomic stretch from Helianthus annuus cultivar XRQ/B chromosome 1, HanXRQr2.0-SUNRISE, whole genome shotgun sequence includes:
- the LOC110879739 gene encoding proline-rich extensin-like protein EPR1 isoform X2, translating into MDRFLGLLTTIFLAITVFTVSGQISTPCTVSMIASFTSCVNYITGSSANRGSPTANYCKGVESLMTTSMDCTCVIVTGNVPFSLPSPINQPLAITLPKACNSKSVPFQCKSTSVPLPPAGPALFVPPPPPKVLPPAADSPDLPPSPSGSVAATPTPSEKSQDDLHEPDPRESKPVAPDALAPTPTAPQGPPVGSGIRPVLTPAASTSNQLHCSPPIVLLLDNTMGGEQNFNNIFFVHRSEDVLDSM; encoded by the exons ATGGATCGTTTTTTGGGTTTGTTAACCACAATATTCCTAGCGATTACGGTTTTCACTGTGTCGGGTCAGATTAGCACTCCATGCACGGTGTCAATGATTGCTAGCTTCACCTCGTGTGTGAATTACATCACGGGGAGTAGCGCAAACAGGGGATCACCAACCGCAAATTATTGTAAAGGGGTTGAATCCCTTATGACTACGAGCATGGACTGCACATGTGTTATCGTTACTGGAAACGTTCCGTTTTCACTACCGAGCCCAATTAACCAACCGTTGGCTATTACACTCCCTAAAGCGTGCAACTCGAAAAGCGTACCGTTCCAATGCAAAT CTACCAGTGTTCCTCTGCCTCCTGCAG GTCCTGCATTATTCGTTCCTCCGCCGCCGCCCAAAGTTCTTCCACCTGCCGCTGATTCTCCAGACCTGCCACCAAGCCCTAGCG GTTCCGTGGCAGCAACACCAACGCCATCTGAAAAGAGCCAAGACGACTTGCATGAGCCAGACCCACGTGAGTCCAAACCGGTGGCTCCTGATGCATTAGCACCAACTCCAACTGCTCCCCAAGGTCCACCGGTTGGTTCAGGCATCAGACCAGTGCTTACACCAGCAGCATCAACTTCAAACCAGTTGCATTGTTCACCGCCAATTGTGTTGCTACTTGATAATACAAT GGGTGGGGAGCAGAATTTTAACAACATTTTTTTTGTACAT AGAAGTGAGGATGTACTCGACTCTATGTGA
- the LOC110879739 gene encoding proline-rich extensin-like protein EPR1 isoform X3 translates to MDRFLGLLTTIFLAITVFTVSGQISTPCTVSMIASFTSCVNYITGSSANRGSPTANYCKGVESLMTTSMDCTCVIVTGNVPFSLPSPINQPLAITLPKACNSKSVPFQCKSTSVPLPPAGPALFVPPPPPKVLPPAADSPDLPPSPSGSVAATPTPSEKSQDDLHEPDPRESKPVAPDALAPTPTAPQGPPVGSGIRPVLTPAASTSNQLHCSPPIVLLLDNTMYVNVGS, encoded by the exons ATGGATCGTTTTTTGGGTTTGTTAACCACAATATTCCTAGCGATTACGGTTTTCACTGTGTCGGGTCAGATTAGCACTCCATGCACGGTGTCAATGATTGCTAGCTTCACCTCGTGTGTGAATTACATCACGGGGAGTAGCGCAAACAGGGGATCACCAACCGCAAATTATTGTAAAGGGGTTGAATCCCTTATGACTACGAGCATGGACTGCACATGTGTTATCGTTACTGGAAACGTTCCGTTTTCACTACCGAGCCCAATTAACCAACCGTTGGCTATTACACTCCCTAAAGCGTGCAACTCGAAAAGCGTACCGTTCCAATGCAAAT CTACCAGTGTTCCTCTGCCTCCTGCAG GTCCTGCATTATTCGTTCCTCCGCCGCCGCCCAAAGTTCTTCCACCTGCCGCTGATTCTCCAGACCTGCCACCAAGCCCTAGCG GTTCCGTGGCAGCAACACCAACGCCATCTGAAAAGAGCCAAGACGACTTGCATGAGCCAGACCCACGTGAGTCCAAACCGGTGGCTCCTGATGCATTAGCACCAACTCCAACTGCTCCCCAAGGTCCACCGGTTGGTTCAGGCATCAGACCAGTGCTTACACCAGCAGCATCAACTTCAAACCAGTTGCATTGTTCACCGCCAATTGTGTTGCTACTTGATAATACAATGTATGTGAATGTTGGAAGTTAA
- the LOC110879739 gene encoding sulfated surface glycoprotein 185 isoform X1 encodes MDRFLGLLTTIFLAITVFTVSGQISTPCTVSMIASFTSCVNYITGSSANRGSPTANYCKGVESLMTTSMDCTCVIVTGNVPFSLPSPINQPLAITLPKACNSKSVPFQCKSTSVPLPPAGPALFVPPPPPKVLPPAADSPDLPPSPSGSVAATPTPSEKSQDDLHEPDPRESKPVAPDALAPTPTAPQGPPVGSGIRPVLTPAASTSNQLHCSPPIVLLLDNTMGGEQNFNNIFFVHLGCFLNKWVEIGPSNANILHNLLHESCIMLVLIVVRSEDVLDSM; translated from the exons ATGGATCGTTTTTTGGGTTTGTTAACCACAATATTCCTAGCGATTACGGTTTTCACTGTGTCGGGTCAGATTAGCACTCCATGCACGGTGTCAATGATTGCTAGCTTCACCTCGTGTGTGAATTACATCACGGGGAGTAGCGCAAACAGGGGATCACCAACCGCAAATTATTGTAAAGGGGTTGAATCCCTTATGACTACGAGCATGGACTGCACATGTGTTATCGTTACTGGAAACGTTCCGTTTTCACTACCGAGCCCAATTAACCAACCGTTGGCTATTACACTCCCTAAAGCGTGCAACTCGAAAAGCGTACCGTTCCAATGCAAAT CTACCAGTGTTCCTCTGCCTCCTGCAG GTCCTGCATTATTCGTTCCTCCGCCGCCGCCCAAAGTTCTTCCACCTGCCGCTGATTCTCCAGACCTGCCACCAAGCCCTAGCG GTTCCGTGGCAGCAACACCAACGCCATCTGAAAAGAGCCAAGACGACTTGCATGAGCCAGACCCACGTGAGTCCAAACCGGTGGCTCCTGATGCATTAGCACCAACTCCAACTGCTCCCCAAGGTCCACCGGTTGGTTCAGGCATCAGACCAGTGCTTACACCAGCAGCATCAACTTCAAACCAGTTGCATTGTTCACCGCCAATTGTGTTGCTACTTGATAATACAAT GGGTGGGGAGCAGAATTTTAACAACATTTTTTTTGTACAT CTTGGCTGCTTCTTGAATAAATGGGTTGAAATTGGCCCATCAAATGCCAACATTCTTCATAACTTGTTACATGAGTCATGTATCATGCTCGTGCTAATTGTTGTT AGAAGTGAGGATGTACTCGACTCTATGTGA
- the LOC110879777 gene encoding uncharacterized protein LOC110879777: MEQKHLSCCGLVCDQLPTLSVKYPWLVAQNLEDDTKDQIFYTMHDPLSRHHRCQFPELFGRCIRGCFHGWVILSSNHPHNVMWSLWNPVTSMTIRLPPLVLKDGDFESIKQCCLSSPPSDPTSVLMLTRTKTPTIVFCRLDRKRKRLRWKEMTYAKQLRSITGDDGFLHCLTCFNGKVYALNSGGRIVIQVDIVVKDKEVVISLLAFGKLPLPFNNGSFTMKSFLRGFCNDLFHIKLGFDEMAKTTPGVVYLYKLDVTNMIWEEMEDLKDAIFFLDLAHDCSVFYRDAIAHELGGYIHILGKVGSKVIYSYDVKDKTISLSSKSYLEQSTRLSLWECRLHGGDQGEIECGTDFKLADEIMEIPVRDDKVDINDTRNEETHILNIPPDVLRTILMEFCGCVEYLNFRATCKQFQLAAPIIRWSEETSLRRSQIYSLNSPWLLVFDKHQGIITFTDPMFGDKYFIKTPQKLIGDLRIYCSRYGWLLLYKLNGPGEMFFFNPFTKDIHELPNAPYLDSLFFLAPPTSPNCMVAGLSASLPMNFFIYSLTSESSSWARYRMDFGDTTPHSFLFSTIFATCTFALNQGALNLISANDESNVFWNAVVAEAPRGSFAQYYLANCDEHLLLVVMDDELGENVEVLEMKFSTQEWVKIDSIGRHMICISGTTCFCMEAKTPEMENKIYFPRLDSKYGNIVFYSLETRRYHTFNGRNIIQECLKDFIGTKYHVYPHVWIQPSWS; encoded by the exons ATGGAGCAGAAACACCTATCTTGTTGTGGCTTAGTATGTGATCAATTGCCTACCCTGTCTGTAAAATATCCATGGTTAGTTGCTCAAAACCTCGAAGATGATACCAAAGACCAGATTTTCTATACCATGCACGATCCACTGTCTCGTCATCATCGGTGTCAATTCCCTGAGTTGTTCGGTAGATGTATACGAGGGTGTTTCCATGGATGGGTGATTCTGTCGTCGAACCATCCACACAACGTCATGTGGTCTCTTTGGAACCCCGTGACCTCTATGACTATACGTCTCCCCCCATTGGTTTTGAAGGATGGAGATTTTGAATCAATTAAACAATGCTGTTTGTCGTCCCCTCCTAGTGATCCTACTTCAGTTCTCATGTTAACAAGAACCAAAACACCTACCATTGTTTTTTGTCGGCTAGACCGTAAAAGAAAGAGGTTAAGATGGAAGGAAATGACATATGCCAAACAACTCAGGAGCATAACCGGTGACGATGGTTTCTTACATTGCCTAACTTGTTTCAATGGTAAAGTATATGCCTTGAATAGTGGTGGGCGTATTGTTATACAAGTTGACATTGTAGTTAAGGATAAAGAAGTTGTGATAAGTCTATTGGCATTTGGAAAACTCCCGTTGCCTTTCAACAATGGTTCTTTCACCATGAAGTCTTTTCTAAGAGGGTTTTGTAACGACTTGTTCCATATCAAATTAGGTTTTGATGAGATGGCAAAGACAACGCCCGGTGTTGTTTATTTGTATAAATTGGACGTGACTAACATGATCTGGGAAGAAATGGAAGACCTCAAAGACGCGATATTTTTTTTAGATCTTGCTCATGATTGCTCCGTATTTTACCGTGATGCGATCGCCCATGAGTTAGGGGGTTATATACACATTCTTGGCAAGGTGGGCAGCAAAGTAATATACTCTTATGATGTCAAAGATAAAACCATCTCCCTATCTTCTAAGTCGTATTTAGAGCAATCAACCCGTTTGTCACTGTGGGAATGCCG GTTACATGGTGGTGATCAGGGAGAAATCGAGTGTGGAACTGATTTTAAACTGGCAGATGAGATCATGGAAATACCAGTTAGGGATGACAAGGTTGATATCAATGACACGAGGAATGAAGAGACACACATTCTCAATATTCCGCCTGATGTTTTGAGAACGATTCTTATGGAGTTTTGTGGTTGTGTCGAATACCTTAACTTCCGTGCCACATGCAAACAGTTCCAATTAGCCGCACCTATAATTCGATGGAGTGAAGAAACATCACTAAGGAGATCGCAGATATATTCATTGAATTCACCATGGTTGTTGGTGTTCGACAAACATCAAGGCATTATCACTTTTACAGATCCTATGTTTGGTGACAAGTACTTTATAAAAACGCCTCAAAAATTGATTGGTGATTTGCGAATATACTGTTCCAGGTACGGTTGGTTGCTTTTGTATAAACTAAACGGACCTGGAGAAATGTTCTTCTTTAACCCCTTCACGAAAGATATCCACGAGCTTCCAAATGCGCCTTATCTAGATAGCTTATTTTTCTTAGCACCACCAACTTCCCCTAATTGTATGGTTGCTGGATTATCTGCATCATTGCCAATGAATTTTTTCATCTACTCGTTAACCTCTGAATCGTCATCTTGGGCAAGGTATCGTATGGATTTTGGTGATACCACTCCACATTCCTTTCTTTTTTCAACAATCTTTGCCACGTGTACTTTTGCCTTGAATCAAGGAGCGCTTAATCTTATCTCGGCAAATGATGAAAGCAATGTGTTTTGGAACGCTGTTGTAGCCGAAGCCCCAAGAGGAAGCTTCGCACAATATTATCTAGCAAATTGTGATGAACATCTTCTACTAGTTGTTATGGATGATGAGTTGGGAGAGAATGTTGAGGTATTGGAGATGAAGTTCTCTACACAAGAATGGGTGAAAATAGATAGTATAGGAAGGCATATGATATGCATTAGTGGTACTACGTGTTTCTGCATGGAAGCCAAAACGCCGGAAATGGAGAACAAAATCTATTTTCCGCGATTAGATTCTAAGTATGGGAATATAGTGTTCTATTCCCTTGAAACCCGCAGGTATCACACATTCAATGGCAGAAACATCATCCAAGAATGTCTCAAGGATTTCATTGGAACAAAATACCATGTCTACCCTCATGTCTGGATTCAACCAAGTTGGTCGTAA